Proteins encoded by one window of Prevotella nigrescens:
- the pnp gene encoding polyribonucleotide nucleotidyltransferase, with amino-acid sequence MNVITKTLQLADGRNITIETGKVAKQADGAAVIRMGNTVLLATVCAAKEAVPGTDFMPLQVDYREQYAAAGRFPGGFTKREGKANDDEILTSRLVDRVLRPLFPSDYHTEVFVNVMLLSADGVDMPDALAGFAASVAMQCSDIPIEHPISEVRVARVNGEYIIDPTFEQMKEADMDIMVGATKENIMMVEGEMDEVSEQDLINALKAAHDAIKPMCEIQEELAKELGTDVKREYCDEVNDEELREQVKKEMYDACYAEAQSGDNDKKHREEVYDKIKSDFIERYDAAHTDLSEDDLEEKHAQIERYYADVQRDSMRRSVLDTGKRMDGRACDEIRPIWCEVDPLPMPHGSAYFQRGETLALATCTLGTKLDEKMVDNVLDKSYQRFLLHYNFPPFCTGEAKAQRGVGRREIGHGHLAWRGLKGMIPEDFPYTVRLVSQVLESNGSSSMATVCSGTLALMDAGVPIKKPVSGIAMGLIKNPGEEKYAVLSDILGDEDHLGDMDFKTTGTRDGITATQMDIKCDGLSFEILEKALMQAKQAREYILDKIVETIPEPRKEMKPQVPRIETLEIPKEFIGAIIGPGGKIIQQMQEESGATITIDEVDGVGKIQVSAPNKTAIDAAMGKIKSIVAVPEIGEVYEGTVRSIMPYGCFVEILPGKDGLLHISEIDWKRLATVEEAGIKEGDKLQVKLLDIDPKTGKYKLSHRCLLEKPEGYVEPQRRPRGDRGERRPRRDDNHRS; translated from the coding sequence ATGAACGTAATTACGAAAACTCTTCAATTGGCTGATGGAAGAAACATCACAATTGAAACTGGAAAGGTTGCAAAGCAAGCCGATGGCGCAGCAGTAATCAGAATGGGTAACACTGTGCTCCTCGCAACAGTTTGTGCAGCCAAAGAGGCAGTTCCAGGTACAGACTTTATGCCTTTGCAAGTAGATTATCGCGAACAATACGCAGCTGCAGGTAGATTTCCTGGTGGTTTTACTAAACGCGAAGGCAAAGCCAACGATGACGAAATACTAACTTCACGTCTTGTAGACCGTGTGCTTCGTCCCCTTTTCCCTTCAGATTATCACACAGAAGTATTCGTGAATGTAATGCTTCTTTCAGCTGACGGCGTTGATATGCCCGATGCCTTGGCAGGATTTGCAGCATCGGTAGCTATGCAATGCTCGGATATTCCTATCGAACACCCCATCTCTGAAGTGCGCGTAGCACGTGTAAACGGAGAATATATCATCGACCCGACCTTCGAACAAATGAAGGAAGCCGATATGGATATCATGGTCGGTGCCACCAAGGAAAACATCATGATGGTGGAGGGCGAAATGGACGAGGTGTCAGAACAAGACCTTATCAACGCCCTTAAAGCAGCGCACGATGCTATCAAGCCTATGTGCGAGATACAGGAAGAACTTGCAAAGGAACTCGGCACAGACGTTAAGCGCGAGTATTGCGACGAAGTGAATGACGAAGAGCTCCGCGAGCAGGTGAAGAAAGAAATGTATGATGCTTGCTATGCTGAAGCTCAGAGCGGCGACAACGACAAGAAGCACCGCGAAGAAGTTTACGACAAGATTAAGTCGGACTTCATCGAACGCTACGATGCAGCACATACCGACCTTTCGGAAGACGACCTCGAGGAAAAACACGCACAGATTGAACGTTACTACGCTGATGTACAGCGCGACTCAATGCGCCGCAGCGTTCTTGATACAGGTAAGCGCATGGACGGCCGTGCATGCGATGAAATTCGCCCAATATGGTGCGAAGTAGATCCACTGCCTATGCCTCACGGAAGCGCATACTTCCAACGTGGCGAAACATTGGCACTCGCTACTTGTACATTGGGTACGAAGCTGGACGAGAAGATGGTAGACAACGTGCTCGACAAGAGCTACCAACGCTTCCTGCTCCACTACAACTTCCCTCCTTTCTGTACGGGCGAGGCAAAGGCACAACGTGGAGTTGGCCGTCGCGAAATTGGTCATGGACACTTGGCTTGGCGCGGTTTGAAGGGTATGATACCAGAAGATTTCCCTTACACAGTGCGTCTTGTAAGTCAGGTATTGGAGTCTAACGGCTCTTCTTCTATGGCTACCGTATGTTCGGGAACACTTGCATTGATGGACGCTGGTGTGCCTATCAAGAAGCCAGTATCGGGTATTGCAATGGGGTTGATTAAGAATCCGGGCGAAGAAAAGTATGCCGTGCTCAGCGATATTCTTGGCGACGAGGACCACTTGGGCGATATGGACTTCAAGACAACTGGTACTCGCGACGGTATTACAGCGACACAGATGGATATTAAGTGCGACGGACTTTCGTTTGAAATCCTCGAAAAGGCACTTATGCAGGCTAAACAGGCTCGCGAATACATTCTCGACAAGATAGTAGAAACCATTCCTGAACCGCGCAAAGAGATGAAACCACAGGTTCCACGTATTGAGACACTCGAAATTCCAAAAGAATTTATCGGTGCTATCATAGGTCCCGGTGGTAAGATTATCCAGCAGATGCAGGAAGAAAGTGGTGCTACTATTACCATTGACGAAGTTGATGGTGTAGGTAAAATTCAGGTTTCTGCACCCAATAAAACTGCAATTGATGCTGCTATGGGCAAAATTAAATCAATTGTTGCCGTACCAGAAATAGGAGAAGTTTACGAAGGTACAGTTCGTTCTATTATGCCTTATGGTTGCTTTGTTGAGATTTTACCAGGTAAAGATGGCTTGCTCCATATTTCAGAAATCGACTGGAAGCGGCTTGCTACCGTTGAAGAAGCAGGCATTAAGGAAGGCGACAAACTTCAAGTCAAGCTCCTCGACATCGACCCTAAGACGGGTAAGTACAAACTTTCACACCGCTGCTTGCTTGAAAAGCCTGAAGGTTATGTAGAGCCACAGCGTCGTCCACGTGGCGACAGAGGCGAACGCCGCCCACGTCGCGACGATAATCACCGTTCATAA